A genomic stretch from Telmatocola sphagniphila includes:
- a CDS encoding sugar transferase produces the protein MQLLESPPISAPVSVTTTKMLPVYLQTAATNSATYALAKRILDVAVAAIMLLCLMPLFLVIGLIIKFTDGGPIFFKQRRVGLNGKVFDFYKFRSMVINAEALKAQLMEKNKHNNSITFKMNRDPRVTWIGRIIRKTSIDELPQFFNVLCGDMSLVGPRPAVVSEVEKYTSHERRRLGTLPGLTCIWQVSGRADLDFRQQVELDLRYIRERSFWLDVQLMFKTIPAVLSGKGAY, from the coding sequence ATGCAACTGTTAGAGAGTCCACCGATCTCGGCCCCAGTATCGGTAACAACGACGAAGATGTTACCGGTCTACCTGCAGACCGCAGCCACTAACTCGGCTACGTACGCACTCGCCAAAAGAATACTGGATGTCGCGGTGGCCGCGATCATGCTCCTTTGCTTGATGCCGTTATTTCTGGTCATTGGCCTGATCATCAAGTTTACCGACGGCGGCCCGATCTTTTTCAAGCAACGCCGGGTCGGCTTGAACGGCAAAGTGTTCGACTTCTATAAGTTTCGCTCAATGGTCATCAACGCCGAAGCTCTGAAGGCCCAGTTGATGGAAAAGAACAAGCATAATAACTCGATTACTTTTAAGATGAATCGCGATCCGCGAGTTACCTGGATCGGCCGCATCATTCGAAAAACCAGTATCGATGAATTACCCCAGTTTTTCAACGTTCTCTGCGGCGATATGTCGCTCGTCGGTCCGCGGCCCGCAGTAGTTTCGGAAGTGGAAAAATACACTTCGCATGAACGTCGCCGTCTCGGCACCCTGCCCGGTCTCACTTGCATCTGGCAGGTGAGTGGGCGAGCGGATCTGGATTTCCGCCAGCAGGTCGAACTCGACCTTCGCTACATTCGGGAACGAAGTTTTTGGCTAGATGTTCAACTGATGTTTAAAACGATCCCGGCTGTGCTTTCTGGTAAGGGTGCTTACTAG
- a CDS encoding GNAT family N-acetyltransferase — protein MIEASIKKVDINSLPQVAEIYNQIFRPVRTVENLERRFLGRHNPLILLAEAKDRSVGFFVGYEWKPSTFYGWFYGVLPDFRRQGITSQLMEYAHRWATEQKYARFRIECFNSQRPMLHLAIELGFDVLGLRYDVDHKENLILFEKALG, from the coding sequence ATGATTGAAGCAAGCATTAAGAAGGTCGATATTAATTCTCTGCCGCAGGTTGCGGAGATTTATAACCAGATTTTTCGACCGGTGCGAACCGTCGAAAATCTGGAACGGCGTTTTCTCGGCCGACACAACCCGCTAATTCTTCTGGCCGAGGCCAAGGATCGTTCGGTCGGTTTCTTCGTCGGCTACGAATGGAAACCTTCCACCTTTTATGGCTGGTTCTACGGTGTGTTGCCCGATTTTCGGCGGCAAGGAATCACATCTCAGCTGATGGAATATGCCCACCGCTGGGCCACCGAACAGAAGTATGCCCGCTTCCGAATCGAGTGTTTCAATAGCCAGCGGCCGATGCTGCATTTGGCCATCGAACTTGGCTTCGATGTGCTGGGACTGCGCTACGATGTGGATCACAAAGAAAATCTGATTCTCTTCGAGAAAGCTCTGGGTTAA
- a CDS encoding DUF1549 and DUF1553 domain-containing protein translates to MLGNSLASAVLASLILLASSQFLSSQDKFVYQEPKLTAADRAHWAFQPPKAPEIPRPRNTNWIRNPIDAFILQALEQKGLTPSESADKISLLRRVTFDLTGLIPTLEEQEKFLEDTRADAYEALVDRLLNSPHFGERWAMHWLDLVRFAESNGYELNADRPHAWRYRDYVIRSFNDDKPFDRFLTEQIAGDEMAQGKDPREVSDLWVATGMHRCGQIHVVSGNLNPQEVRQEVLTEMVYGLGSAVLGLTVNCARCHDHKFDPVSQGDYYRLEAFFTSAQLKEIDFSTKAERDEHAKKLMEVMLKIAPIKNQISAIDKAYEQKLRQERKAALEPKFREALELPADRRSEEQKQLAKNAQALTKVTWDQILGALSPEDRKKRELLRQHLSNLEAELPVPPSQATAIQNEDKGQKAYILRRGELSRKVVAVEPDYPRVLQVTQSPTNSKFSRLDLARWLTRPEHPLTSRVWVNRLWQHLFGRGLVSTPNDFGTRGSRPSHPELLDWLALQFTRGGWKSKPILRMLVLSNTYRQGSSCRPDAKGLESDPENRLLWRMNRKRLEGEAIRDSVLIANGRLNREQGGPSIKVPLEPEVYDLIFTEDEPAGLWAVTKDSRQWNRRSLYLFGKRNVRLPIFEAFDQPDRLSPCPERVRSTFAPQSLVLMNGPFLLEESTRLAEAIWTKKELSQSSAVEQLYRRAYSRKPTESEVQSALEFLGNQKALVQKRMDRAETIRTFNTEANLDKASLAAWADLCLAILNSNEFVYIP, encoded by the coding sequence ATGCTTGGGAATTCACTTGCCTCTGCCGTTCTGGCCAGTCTAATTTTGCTCGCCTCATCCCAATTTTTGAGCAGTCAGGACAAATTCGTATACCAGGAGCCTAAACTGACGGCGGCCGATCGCGCACATTGGGCATTTCAACCGCCGAAAGCGCCGGAAATTCCCCGACCAAGAAATACGAATTGGATCCGAAATCCGATTGATGCTTTTATCCTGCAGGCCCTGGAGCAGAAAGGCCTTACTCCCTCTGAGTCTGCGGACAAAATCAGCTTGTTACGGCGAGTCACGTTCGACTTAACCGGATTGATACCGACTCTGGAGGAACAGGAAAAATTTTTAGAGGACACTCGGGCGGACGCCTATGAAGCTCTGGTGGATCGTTTATTGAATTCCCCTCATTTTGGGGAACGCTGGGCGATGCACTGGCTGGATTTGGTGCGCTTCGCCGAGTCCAACGGCTACGAACTGAACGCCGATCGGCCCCATGCCTGGCGCTATCGGGATTACGTCATTCGGTCCTTCAATGACGACAAGCCCTTCGACCGCTTCTTGACAGAACAAATTGCGGGAGATGAAATGGCTCAAGGCAAGGACCCTCGAGAGGTGAGCGATCTCTGGGTCGCTACCGGAATGCATCGCTGCGGACAAATTCATGTCGTATCCGGAAACCTCAATCCCCAGGAAGTTCGGCAGGAAGTGCTGACCGAGATGGTCTACGGGTTGGGCTCGGCGGTGCTGGGACTCACAGTGAATTGCGCCCGTTGCCACGACCATAAATTCGATCCCGTTTCACAGGGAGATTATTATCGGCTGGAAGCTTTTTTCACTTCAGCACAGCTCAAGGAAATCGACTTTTCCACCAAGGCCGAGCGCGACGAACATGCCAAAAAACTCATGGAGGTTATGCTGAAAATTGCGCCGATCAAAAATCAAATTTCCGCAATCGACAAAGCCTATGAGCAGAAGCTCCGGCAAGAGAGAAAAGCAGCGCTGGAACCGAAGTTTCGGGAAGCTCTCGAACTCCCGGCCGATCGACGCTCCGAGGAACAAAAGCAGCTCGCTAAAAATGCGCAAGCGCTCACCAAGGTGACTTGGGATCAGATCCTGGGAGCTTTGAGCCCGGAAGACAGGAAAAAACGAGAATTGCTCCGGCAGCACTTGAGTAACCTCGAAGCCGAACTTCCCGTTCCCCCCTCGCAAGCCACTGCAATCCAGAATGAAGATAAGGGACAAAAGGCCTATATTCTCCGGCGTGGAGAATTGTCCCGAAAAGTGGTGGCAGTTGAACCGGATTATCCTCGTGTGTTACAGGTAACTCAGTCGCCGACGAACTCGAAATTCTCTCGGTTGGATTTGGCCCGCTGGCTCACCCGACCCGAACATCCGCTCACGAGCCGCGTTTGGGTAAATCGGCTCTGGCAGCATTTGTTCGGTCGAGGGCTGGTCTCTACCCCCAACGATTTTGGGACCCGAGGAAGCCGGCCGAGCCATCCTGAACTCCTCGACTGGCTGGCTTTGCAGTTCACCCGAGGAGGTTGGAAGTCCAAGCCGATCTTACGAATGCTGGTTCTTTCCAATACCTATCGCCAAGGCAGTTCCTGCCGCCCGGATGCAAAAGGACTGGAGTCGGATCCCGAAAATCGTTTGCTGTGGCGGATGAATCGAAAAAGGCTGGAGGGTGAAGCCATCCGGGATTCGGTGCTGATTGCCAATGGTCGGCTCAATCGGGAACAGGGCGGCCCTTCGATCAAAGTTCCCTTGGAGCCGGAAGTTTATGATCTAATATTCACAGAGGATGAACCCGCAGGGCTGTGGGCCGTAACCAAGGATTCCCGGCAATGGAATCGGCGAAGTCTCTATCTCTTCGGAAAGCGAAACGTGCGATTGCCGATCTTCGAAGCTTTTGATCAACCCGATCGGCTTTCTCCCTGCCCGGAAAGAGTTCGTTCTACGTTTGCACCCCAAAGCCTCGTGCTAATGAATGGGCCTTTTCTGTTGGAGGAGAGTACCAGATTAGCGGAAGCGATCTGGACGAAAAAGGAACTTTCGCAATCGTCCGCCGTCGAGCAACTCTACCGGCGTGCGTACAGTCGCAAGCCGACCGAATCGGAAGTTCAAAGTGCGTTGGAGTTTCTCGGGAATCAAAAAGCTTTGGTGCAAAAAAGAATGGACCGGGCAGAGACTATTCGAACTTTTAATACGGAAGCGAATCTGGATAAAGCGTCCTTAGCGGCCTGGGCGGATCTCTGTCTGGCGATTTTGAATTCGAATGAGTTCGTCTACATTCCGTGA
- a CDS encoding RNA polymerase sigma factor RpoD/SigA: MIAPLQLNAPAEISNSENSAAGSDEALGIYLKQMGAVPLLSRSHEFELAERLDRLRSRFRWSALHSPIVAQYCFQLIQNTLQSGKPIDPLIESVGTDNRSKEKILSRLEFHFKTLPELFAREKHLACHPYSVRKRFRNQRKIARLMMEISPRTELLEKAIFQWVSQVQMIRVAIRRQSTDLNAVPLEEQVYRCFGMSSKLLDQFIRVLERRNKLYNEARNALAEANLRLVVSIAKKYRNRGLPFNDLIQEGNRGLMRAVDKFEYRLGYKFGTYATWWIRQGITRSLQEFQKLSRVPDTETTMPRSAELLETDPQPNHRWHGKLPLSLQDPIGEDGERLVEDFISARETVVPGQEVDQRLLRERIQEVLRSLTPREKEIIEMRFGLLDGRGRTLDEVARFFGVTRERIRQIECRSLSKLRITSRSNRLVAFKE, from the coding sequence ATGATTGCCCCTTTACAGCTAAATGCCCCAGCGGAAATTTCCAACTCAGAGAATTCCGCCGCGGGATCAGATGAAGCACTCGGGATTTACCTCAAACAAATGGGTGCAGTGCCCCTATTGTCCCGAAGCCACGAGTTTGAACTGGCCGAGCGACTTGATCGCCTGCGTTCTCGGTTTCGCTGGTCAGCGCTCCACTCCCCGATCGTTGCCCAATACTGCTTCCAACTCATCCAGAACACGCTTCAGTCGGGCAAACCGATTGACCCTCTTATTGAATCGGTGGGAACGGATAATCGAAGCAAAGAGAAGATCCTTTCGCGCTTGGAATTCCACTTCAAAACTCTGCCCGAACTTTTTGCTCGCGAAAAGCACCTCGCCTGCCATCCATATTCCGTTCGGAAGCGGTTTCGTAATCAGCGAAAAATTGCCCGACTCATGATGGAAATTTCGCCTCGGACCGAACTCCTGGAGAAAGCAATTTTCCAGTGGGTCTCGCAGGTTCAGATGATTCGAGTGGCCATCCGACGACAATCGACCGATCTGAATGCCGTTCCGCTGGAGGAGCAGGTTTACCGCTGCTTCGGTATGTCTTCCAAATTGCTCGATCAGTTTATTCGAGTGTTGGAGCGACGAAACAAACTCTACAACGAAGCCCGCAACGCCTTGGCCGAAGCTAACCTCCGCCTGGTTGTCTCGATCGCCAAAAAATATCGCAATCGCGGCCTGCCCTTCAACGACCTGATTCAAGAAGGCAATCGCGGCTTGATGCGAGCGGTCGATAAATTTGAGTATCGACTCGGCTATAAATTCGGCACGTATGCAACTTGGTGGATACGGCAGGGAATCACGCGATCCTTGCAGGAATTCCAAAAGCTATCGCGCGTTCCGGATACCGAGACAACCATGCCTCGCTCGGCGGAGCTACTGGAAACCGATCCTCAGCCTAACCATCGCTGGCACGGCAAATTACCGCTTTCCCTGCAAGACCCCATCGGGGAAGATGGCGAACGCCTCGTCGAAGATTTCATCAGTGCTCGGGAAACTGTCGTGCCAGGTCAGGAAGTGGACCAACGCCTCCTTCGCGAACGCATCCAGGAAGTTCTGCGCTCTCTGACACCGCGTGAAAAGGAAATTATCGAGATGCGGTTTGGATTGCTCGATGGCCGGGGACGCACTTTGGATGAAGTCGCTCGCTTCTTTGGAGTGACCCGCGAACGGATACGCCAGATCGAGTGTCGAAGCCTCAGCAAACTTCGCATTACCTCCCGGTCCAACCGGCTGGTGGCCTTCAAGGAATAG
- a CDS encoding UDP-N-acetylmuramate dehydrogenase translates to MTNELPAAFQKITERNAPLAKYTYLKIGGPAQYLVSPNTLEELSGIVKWSFDSNLPLRVLGDGTNLVVREQSVPGIVLRLRSPAFSGIEIQGKRVKVGGGATLMELIKATAVCNLAGFETLVGITATIGGALRYNAGDRQGEIADCFRVAHVIDEQGKPQSRDRCDLRFGDHRSDLEDPVIHTVEFELENDKVEHLVKRMRRAWIYRKETMPYPHQIALRMFRTPRGHQMNELLSPSSVQRLKSGSAYVSERNSNYLIANPGTKAEDILHLVESIQTRVREHTGVVLEKEFSVW, encoded by the coding sequence ATGACCAACGAATTACCCGCCGCTTTTCAGAAGATTACGGAGCGGAACGCCCCACTGGCCAAATATACCTACCTCAAAATCGGTGGACCGGCTCAATATCTGGTTTCTCCGAATACGCTCGAAGAACTCAGCGGCATCGTCAAATGGAGTTTCGACAGCAACCTCCCCTTACGAGTGCTCGGTGACGGGACCAACTTGGTCGTACGCGAGCAAAGTGTTCCTGGAATCGTCTTGAGACTGCGTTCCCCCGCCTTCTCCGGAATCGAAATTCAGGGCAAGCGAGTTAAAGTGGGCGGTGGTGCCACCCTGATGGAACTGATAAAAGCAACCGCCGTATGTAACCTCGCCGGCTTCGAAACGCTCGTGGGCATCACCGCCACCATCGGCGGTGCCCTGCGCTATAATGCGGGAGATCGTCAGGGAGAAATTGCCGATTGTTTCCGGGTGGCCCACGTTATCGACGAACAGGGGAAGCCGCAGTCTCGAGATCGCTGCGATCTGCGCTTCGGCGATCATCGCTCCGATTTGGAGGATCCGGTCATCCATACCGTTGAGTTCGAACTGGAAAATGATAAAGTCGAGCACCTGGTGAAGCGCATGCGCCGCGCCTGGATTTACCGTAAAGAAACGATGCCCTACCCTCACCAAATCGCGCTGAGGATGTTCCGAACGCCTCGCGGACATCAGATGAACGAACTGCTGTCCCCCTCATCCGTTCAGAGATTGAAATCGGGTTCCGCTTACGTCAGTGAAAGAAACAGTAACTATCTGATTGCAAACCCCGGGACAAAAGCCGAAGATATCCTTCACCTCGTGGAGTCGATCCAGACACGAGTTCGAGAGCACACCGGTGTCGTTCTGGAAAAGGAATTCAGCGTCTGGTGA
- a CDS encoding phosphoesterase, with product MSLTSEEMVLVIPLEHFVNVGYFEGFRRTQGDYATRLLDPAAFRFLPRPQAERDPAFKQIIPYCVLASGDALFHYQRGAGGGEKRLESLHSLGIGGHINPIDSASGRDIYQAAMQRELTEEVEYGNELSRRLFGFIYDPSLAVGQVHLGVVHRIELEAPYAKLKETKLQGGGFESFEKLLLRKKEFETWSQLILEAWN from the coding sequence ATGTCGCTAACTTCGGAAGAAATGGTTCTAGTGATTCCACTCGAACACTTCGTAAACGTCGGCTACTTTGAAGGCTTTCGGCGAACGCAGGGCGATTATGCGACCCGGTTGTTAGATCCCGCCGCATTTCGGTTTCTGCCGCGACCGCAGGCAGAAAGAGACCCGGCTTTCAAGCAGATCATACCCTACTGCGTGCTTGCTTCCGGGGATGCACTATTTCACTATCAAAGAGGGGCAGGTGGGGGCGAAAAGCGGCTGGAGTCACTGCATTCGCTGGGTATTGGGGGGCATATTAATCCGATCGATTCTGCGAGCGGCCGAGATATTTATCAGGCGGCTATGCAGCGGGAATTAACCGAGGAAGTCGAGTACGGTAACGAGCTGTCCCGACGATTATTCGGTTTTATTTACGATCCTTCCCTGGCTGTAGGGCAAGTCCATCTGGGAGTAGTGCATAGAATCGAGCTGGAAGCTCCATACGCAAAATTGAAAGAGACGAAATTGCAGGGCGGGGGGTTTGAAAGCTTCGAGAAGTTACTCCTCAGAAAGAAAGAGTTCGAAACCTGGTCGCAGTTGATTCTGGAGGCCTGGAACTAA
- a CDS encoding pirin family protein, producing the protein MFIKRPADQRGKANFGWLDTRYTFSFADYYDPNHMGFRALRVINEDVVKSGNGFPMHPHRNMEIVTYVIRGQLEHKDSMGNHGIINAGEVQRITAGKGILHSEFNPSSTEDVHLYQIWLMPDREGIDPSYEQRNIATSGKQLLIASPDGRNGSATINRNASITAIKLDPRESYSYDLGPDRHAWVQVIKGDLFAGDLSLKAGDGLAVSSERNLNLFSSTPAEILLFDLD; encoded by the coding sequence ATGTTCATTAAAAGACCTGCCGACCAGCGTGGAAAAGCGAATTTTGGCTGGCTCGATACCCGATATACTTTTTCCTTCGCCGATTACTACGATCCGAACCATATGGGATTCCGGGCGTTGCGAGTTATTAATGAGGACGTCGTTAAATCGGGCAATGGTTTCCCGATGCACCCCCATCGCAATATGGAAATCGTCACTTACGTGATCCGCGGCCAGTTGGAACATAAGGATTCCATGGGCAATCACGGTATTATCAATGCGGGGGAAGTGCAGCGCATCACGGCCGGTAAAGGCATTCTTCATAGCGAGTTCAACCCTTCGTCCACAGAAGATGTGCACCTTTATCAGATCTGGTTGATGCCTGATCGTGAAGGGATCGATCCCAGCTATGAACAACGGAACATCGCAACCTCGGGCAAGCAGCTACTGATTGCCTCCCCGGATGGTCGCAACGGTTCGGCAACGATCAATCGCAATGCCTCGATCACGGCCATCAAACTGGATCCGCGCGAATCCTACTCTTATGACCTAGGTCCCGATCGTCATGCCTGGGTTCAAGTAATTAAGGGGGATCTGTTCGCCGGGGATTTGTCGCTAAAAGCTGGCGACGGGCTGGCGGTTTCCAGCGAGAGAAATTTGAATCTGTTCTCGAGCACTCCGGCGGAAATTCTGTTATTTGATCTGGATTAG
- a CDS encoding dihydrolipoamide acetyltransferase family protein, whose product MNFPLPQIGEGLYEAELVRWLVKVGDIVKPGQSLMEVMTDKATMEVPAPFKGKISSLSAEPGSKIKVGQVILDYESDGSASSPPEPLANQSIEQSSSAPLPEKNNTAVREAVRSSRNIAAAPSVRYLARKMGINLAEVIGSGPAGRILIDDLSRILQSNKTVERKKPSSPNLDLGTPGTTVKLAGLRRKIAEHLSHSKKIIPHYSYVEECDVSELVRLRKSLREPLLEKNIKLTFLPFFVKAAAMALKQVPIVNSSLDDETETIRFHASYNIGIAVATPNGLIVPVIKDADKKDALTIAREIDALSESARQGKVKVEDLKGGTFTVSSVGNIGGLISTPIINHPEVGILGIGKISKRPVYDEDGKLKPAEMVFLSFSFDHRVVDGAIGAMFANKLIDALQKPAIMLIKN is encoded by the coding sequence ATGAATTTCCCTCTCCCGCAGATTGGCGAAGGTCTCTATGAGGCCGAACTGGTACGCTGGTTGGTCAAAGTGGGCGACATCGTCAAGCCGGGCCAGAGTCTGATGGAAGTGATGACGGACAAGGCGACCATGGAAGTGCCGGCTCCGTTCAAAGGCAAAATCTCCTCCTTAAGCGCGGAACCCGGTTCCAAAATCAAAGTGGGTCAGGTTATTTTGGATTATGAATCGGACGGCTCGGCTTCCTCTCCTCCCGAGCCGCTGGCAAATCAATCCATTGAACAATCCTCAAGTGCTCCTCTCCCCGAAAAAAATAATACTGCTGTTCGAGAGGCTGTCCGGTCTTCGCGAAATATTGCAGCCGCTCCCTCCGTTCGCTACCTTGCTCGAAAAATGGGAATTAACCTAGCGGAAGTGATTGGCTCGGGTCCGGCGGGGCGAATTCTGATCGATGATCTGAGCCGGATTCTTCAGTCGAACAAAACCGTGGAGCGGAAGAAACCTTCCTCCCCCAATTTGGACCTGGGAACCCCGGGTACGACGGTGAAACTGGCCGGGTTACGTCGAAAAATCGCGGAGCATCTTTCCCATTCCAAAAAGATCATACCGCATTACTCCTATGTGGAGGAGTGCGATGTCTCGGAACTGGTTCGATTACGAAAATCGCTGCGGGAACCTTTGCTCGAAAAGAATATCAAGCTGACTTTCCTGCCATTCTTCGTTAAAGCGGCTGCGATGGCTTTGAAACAGGTCCCGATCGTAAACAGTTCCCTCGATGACGAGACCGAGACCATCCGTTTTCACGCCTCCTACAACATCGGGATTGCGGTGGCCACGCCCAACGGCTTGATTGTTCCGGTGATTAAAGACGCGGATAAGAAAGATGCGCTGACAATTGCTCGTGAGATTGATGCCCTCAGTGAATCGGCTCGACAGGGGAAGGTCAAAGTCGAAGATCTCAAAGGCGGGACATTTACGGTAAGTTCGGTCGGTAATATCGGCGGCCTGATCTCCACACCGATCATCAATCATCCGGAAGTGGGTATATTAGGAATCGGAAAAATCAGCAAACGACCCGTTTACGATGAAGATGGGAAACTGAAGCCGGCGGAAATGGTTTTCTTGTCGTTTTCGTTCGATCACCGGGTGGTCGATGGGGCCATTGGAGCGATGTTTGCCAATAAGCTTATTGATGCACTTCAGAAACCGGCCATTATGCTGATCAAGAATTGA
- a CDS encoding alpha-ketoacid dehydrogenase subunit beta produces the protein MASLVQAVRLALHYGETNLGVTDIFGEDVGPPLGGVFTATQGLKKAWNTPLDERGIVGAAMGIAYAGGKPVFEIQFCDYGFNIIDLLKLAGNQRWASGGSYDMPVVMMTPSGSGIRGSLYHSHSFESWATRLTGWKIVMPSDALDAYGLMLSAIADPNPVMVLLPKALLRVKGERRIPGEPEDDEQLSRMIDAPVGDRSQWEPQWPDLEEYFVPIGQARLVREGQAGTVISYGRTLPLCSQAADELYESEGLTFDVIDLRSIFPYDWLAIKESVLKTGRVLIVNEDTEITNFGEHLLRRIVEELFYDLLAKPRLLQGKHIPGIGLNQVYEQNTVPQLAGVRAAMLELATERV, from the coding sequence ATGGCCAGTCTCGTTCAAGCCGTCCGGCTCGCATTGCACTACGGGGAAACCAATCTGGGGGTGACGGATATCTTCGGCGAAGATGTTGGGCCCCCTCTGGGGGGAGTTTTTACCGCAACTCAGGGACTTAAGAAAGCCTGGAACACACCTCTGGATGAACGTGGTATCGTCGGTGCGGCAATGGGGATCGCCTATGCCGGCGGCAAACCGGTTTTCGAAATTCAATTCTGCGATTATGGCTTCAACATTATTGATCTTCTGAAGCTTGCAGGCAACCAGCGATGGGCCAGCGGCGGATCTTACGATATGCCCGTGGTAATGATGACTCCGTCCGGATCGGGAATTCGCGGGTCGCTTTACCATTCCCATTCTTTCGAAAGCTGGGCTACGCGTCTGACGGGCTGGAAAATCGTGATGCCCAGCGATGCGTTAGATGCTTATGGGTTAATGCTTTCGGCTATCGCCGATCCCAACCCGGTGATGGTCCTTCTCCCCAAGGCTCTTCTGCGAGTCAAAGGGGAACGACGAATTCCTGGCGAACCGGAGGACGATGAACAACTGTCGCGCATGATTGATGCCCCGGTGGGAGATCGGTCGCAGTGGGAACCCCAGTGGCCAGATCTGGAAGAGTACTTCGTCCCTATCGGCCAGGCACGGCTGGTTAGGGAAGGGCAGGCCGGTACTGTGATCAGTTACGGTCGGACTCTACCACTCTGCTCCCAGGCGGCGGACGAGTTGTACGAGAGCGAAGGCTTGACTTTCGATGTCATCGACCTTCGCAGTATCTTTCCTTATGACTGGCTCGCCATTAAAGAGAGCGTACTAAAAACAGGCCGGGTTCTGATCGTTAACGAAGACACCGAGATCACGAACTTCGGGGAACACCTGCTCCGACGCATTGTAGAAGAACTCTTTTATGATCTTTTAGCCAAGCCGCGACTGTTGCAGGGCAAGCACATCCCCGGTATTGGACTGAATCAGGTTTACGAACAAAATACTGTACCGCAGCTGGCCGGCGTTCGAGCCGCGATGCTGGAACTCGCCACCGAACGCGTCTAG
- a CDS encoding thiamine pyrophosphate-dependent dehydrogenase E1 component subunit alpha: protein MTTPREDSEEDYSIRGIQTAKFLDYPELHSKDESLSAGMCLKIYKTMARVRALEQRTIKMSKSGEGYFWVGGPGEEAFNVCLGLQVHKGRGPAFDYLHLHYRSAGVMMAMGMPMADHFRQMAMKLTDRHSKGRNFVGHYAIPEWNVVPVSSVIEVQYTMAPGTAIVQKRHGGEGVSVVTGGDAGTAEGDFTSCMIWSTRPNQALPVLMIVTNNGFGISTAANTQHGESSIAARGNAFGIPGEVVDGNDVIACWWAIYRAFDYCRTTRRPYILEAKVSRLHGHSSSSGASRVSTEADCITLLEEKLIANKILNRETAEMIHQQASDEADTAVDQVMQEADPTADDVNRYTFAPSRWDVIYPDDYTGLPS, encoded by the coding sequence ATGACCACACCTCGGGAAGATTCCGAAGAGGATTACTCAATTCGCGGTATCCAAACCGCGAAATTCCTCGATTACCCGGAGCTTCATAGTAAAGATGAGTCCCTTTCGGCCGGTATGTGCCTGAAAATCTATAAGACGATGGCCCGGGTACGAGCGCTCGAGCAACGCACAATCAAAATGAGCAAGTCAGGCGAAGGGTACTTCTGGGTCGGTGGACCTGGGGAGGAAGCCTTTAACGTATGCCTGGGATTGCAGGTTCATAAGGGGAGAGGTCCCGCATTCGATTATCTGCATTTGCATTATCGAAGCGCCGGGGTCATGATGGCCATGGGAATGCCGATGGCCGATCACTTCCGGCAGATGGCGATGAAACTGACCGACCGGCATTCCAAAGGACGGAATTTTGTCGGGCACTATGCCATTCCGGAATGGAATGTCGTACCCGTTTCTTCAGTTATTGAAGTGCAATACACAATGGCGCCCGGCACGGCCATCGTTCAAAAACGCCACGGCGGTGAAGGAGTTTCGGTCGTCACCGGAGGTGATGCCGGGACAGCCGAAGGGGATTTTACCTCCTGCATGATCTGGAGCACCCGGCCGAATCAGGCGTTGCCCGTGCTGATGATTGTCACCAACAACGGCTTCGGAATTTCAACAGCGGCGAACACCCAGCACGGGGAAAGCAGTATCGCGGCCCGCGGCAATGCTTTCGGGATTCCGGGCGAAGTGGTAGATGGCAATGACGTGATTGCCTGCTGGTGGGCGATCTATCGGGCATTTGATTACTGTCGCACCACGCGACGACCCTACATTTTGGAAGCTAAAGTTTCCCGTTTGCATGGTCACTCTTCCTCGAGTGGGGCCAGTCGAGTCTCGACCGAGGCCGATTGCATCACTCTTTTGGAAGAAAAGCTGATCGCTAACAAAATTCTCAATCGCGAAACGGCCGAGATGATCCATCAGCAGGCTAGTGACGAAGCCGATACCGCAGTCGATCAGGTGATGCAGGAAGCCGATCCTACAGCGGACGATGTGAATCGTTATACATTTGCCCCCAGCCGATGGGATGTCATTTATCCGGACGACTATACGGGTCTCCCCTCCTGA